A genome region from Choloepus didactylus isolate mChoDid1 chromosome 12, mChoDid1.pri, whole genome shotgun sequence includes the following:
- the CYSLTR2 gene encoding cysteinyl leukotriene receptor 2 isoform X1, whose translation MLFRFLLNDQAGLLGGERREREKRQKPRQLKEETSSKERKHTFLPVPLFLAKMELNGTLGNNNKNCIIENFKRDFYPIVYLIIFVWGALGNGFSIFVLLQPYKKSTSVNVFMLNLAISDLLFTSTLPFRVDYYLRGSHWIFGDLACRIMSYSLYVNMYSSIYFLTVLSIVRFLATVHPFRLLHATSIRSAWILCAVVWIFTMASSTMLLNSGSEQKDNATLCLELNNSKIVKLKIMNHVALVVGFLLPFCTLSVCYLLIIRALLKVEAGLRVSHRKALITVIIALIIFLLCFLPYHILRTLHLVIWKVDTCGDWRHKAVVITLTLAAANSCLNPLLYYFAGENFKDRLRTTFRKCQSRKARTKCGFPVCLWSKKETNVEGVII comes from the coding sequence CAAGGAGAGAAAACATACGTTCTTACCTGTGCCCCTCTTCTTAGCAAAAATGGAACTAAATGGCACCCTTGGCAATAACAACAAGAACTGCATAATTGAAAACTTCAAGAGAGATTTCTACCCCATTGTGTACCTGATCATATTTGTCTGGGGAGCCTTGGGAAATGGCTTTTCCATATTTGTTCTCCTGCAGCCTTATAAGAAGTCCACATCCGTGAATGTTTTCATGTTAAACCTGGCCATTTCAGATCTCCTGTTCACGAGCACACTACCCTTCAGGGTTGACTATTATCTGAGAGGCTCCCATTGGATATTTGGAGACCTGGCTTGCAGGATCATGTCCTACTCCTTGTACGTCAACATGTACAGCAGCATTTATTTCCTGACCGTGCTAAGCATTGTGCGCTTCTTGGCAACTGTTCACCCCTTCCGGCTTCTCCATGCCACCAGCATCAGGAGCGCCTGGATTCTGTGCGCGGTGGTTTGGATTTTCACCATGGCTTCCTCAACAATGCTTCTGAACAGCGGCTCTGAGCAGAAGGACAACGCCACTTTATGCTTAGAACTGAATAACAGTAAAATTGTTAAACTGAAGATCATGAACCATGTCGCCTTGGTGGTGGGCTTCCTGCTCCCGTTCTGCACTCTCAGCGTCTGTTACCTGCTCATCATCCGAGCCCTGCTGAAGGTGGAGGCAGGGCTGCGGGTTTCCCACCGGAAGGCCCTGATCACCGTCATCATAGCCTTGATCATCTTCCTCCTGTGCTTCCTGCCCTACCACATCCTGAGAACCCTCCACCTGGTCATATGGAAAGTGGACACGTGTGGAGACTGGCGGCATAAAGCCGTGGTCATCACCCTAACCTTGGCGGCAGCCAACAGCTGCCTCAACCCTTTGCTCTATTACTTTGCGGGGGAGAATTTCAAGGACAGACTAAGGACCACATTCAGAAAATGCCAGTCACGGAAGGCAAGGACAAAGTGcgggtttcctgtttgtttgtggTCGAAAAAGGAAACAAACGTGGAAGGCGTTATTATATGA
- the CYSLTR2 gene encoding cysteinyl leukotriene receptor 2 isoform X2, which produces MELNGTLGNNNKNCIIENFKRDFYPIVYLIIFVWGALGNGFSIFVLLQPYKKSTSVNVFMLNLAISDLLFTSTLPFRVDYYLRGSHWIFGDLACRIMSYSLYVNMYSSIYFLTVLSIVRFLATVHPFRLLHATSIRSAWILCAVVWIFTMASSTMLLNSGSEQKDNATLCLELNNSKIVKLKIMNHVALVVGFLLPFCTLSVCYLLIIRALLKVEAGLRVSHRKALITVIIALIIFLLCFLPYHILRTLHLVIWKVDTCGDWRHKAVVITLTLAAANSCLNPLLYYFAGENFKDRLRTTFRKCQSRKARTKCGFPVCLWSKKETNVEGVII; this is translated from the coding sequence ATGGAACTAAATGGCACCCTTGGCAATAACAACAAGAACTGCATAATTGAAAACTTCAAGAGAGATTTCTACCCCATTGTGTACCTGATCATATTTGTCTGGGGAGCCTTGGGAAATGGCTTTTCCATATTTGTTCTCCTGCAGCCTTATAAGAAGTCCACATCCGTGAATGTTTTCATGTTAAACCTGGCCATTTCAGATCTCCTGTTCACGAGCACACTACCCTTCAGGGTTGACTATTATCTGAGAGGCTCCCATTGGATATTTGGAGACCTGGCTTGCAGGATCATGTCCTACTCCTTGTACGTCAACATGTACAGCAGCATTTATTTCCTGACCGTGCTAAGCATTGTGCGCTTCTTGGCAACTGTTCACCCCTTCCGGCTTCTCCATGCCACCAGCATCAGGAGCGCCTGGATTCTGTGCGCGGTGGTTTGGATTTTCACCATGGCTTCCTCAACAATGCTTCTGAACAGCGGCTCTGAGCAGAAGGACAACGCCACTTTATGCTTAGAACTGAATAACAGTAAAATTGTTAAACTGAAGATCATGAACCATGTCGCCTTGGTGGTGGGCTTCCTGCTCCCGTTCTGCACTCTCAGCGTCTGTTACCTGCTCATCATCCGAGCCCTGCTGAAGGTGGAGGCAGGGCTGCGGGTTTCCCACCGGAAGGCCCTGATCACCGTCATCATAGCCTTGATCATCTTCCTCCTGTGCTTCCTGCCCTACCACATCCTGAGAACCCTCCACCTGGTCATATGGAAAGTGGACACGTGTGGAGACTGGCGGCATAAAGCCGTGGTCATCACCCTAACCTTGGCGGCAGCCAACAGCTGCCTCAACCCTTTGCTCTATTACTTTGCGGGGGAGAATTTCAAGGACAGACTAAGGACCACATTCAGAAAATGCCAGTCACGGAAGGCAAGGACAAAGTGcgggtttcctgtttgtttgtggTCGAAAAAGGAAACAAACGTGGAAGGCGTTATTATATGA